A window from Vespa velutina chromosome 13, iVesVel2.1, whole genome shotgun sequence encodes these proteins:
- the LOC124953586 gene encoding uncharacterized protein DDB_G0283357 isoform X1: protein MASDGRMEWVEIIEPRTKEHMYANLTTGECVWDPPPGVPVKKTDNNQWWELFDQNTSRFYYYNATSQKTVWHRPTDCDIIPLAKLQTLKQNTEPAGSSGGDVQKNAESRKKESVSTQTQTPVSRSMRFNHQDNPNLSVTLQVGNASKSRTSGIGVDMQTSPPSPSPSSRRHHHHHHHHHNNRHHRHHEVPATRRQHNHSQDSGRSSDSSVSHSRTSLESTGYRLLDSPHRHHHRSTVQPPPAHAQSSPRQHSGTLEGRCHKSGTLESVKNQKSIPLGEPPPLGLSLSTSTPLFKKKTFPDPQREGRIGNLDLEKNKNGKESSRGSYGPEPSTSPYRDSLMESRVFRQEMPPYRPPEVQISHSYKSQGEKYGSLVESGNRFLRERDWEMHQRERVNSLDKSNTSAFYPSSMHPRNMNKQDTTGSIGKRHYGCSASLSEANVRDMYGAMLAERNDPSKSLVRGTGIIGNVAKQRSMEVSERERERDRDREKEYRRNTACNNSLDCTSQPLARSYSFVQQQKLQQLHQQQQQQQQQQQQQQQQQQQQQQQSRRRDRDEDAMHERYLISQSHEQSRQRLSSNTSSSNSSNSSSNSAVGEDIEGHLDTEDSKKKRSNGNPSPPLSPFYGNLLSDADHLLPLQHYILQQAKLSGCYKFGDPLLVEEGDDSLDEEGGRSGGIGGRVDDDSDDQFADDEAASNQGDSSSQEYLEDHYADLGNYDTAGLATYYNTADTLTRPQPSPPASPTIVTQPETQDTVVPCVRRVSLPSSTLTSTPSGITGNDNTDLDEARRDDSTSGGDIEKYAQDNLNLNCGRPKGLRLLFRKKFSVRDILSWSKDPIPQPMLVVVDGEKLLKREACNLFRLVQVYMGDRKANVGMTLDGVAMDIVNTAFSKPPLRDELYVQICRQTTENPRKESLRRGWELMAVCLAFVPPSSTFEPYLEGYMNRHRDPNFQFPEVAKWPIHVQVSHYATVACKRLQRIGAHGKRQPRKATIEDIDQARIQIFRASMFGATLSEVMALQRDRFPLRELPWIQTTLTRQVLVRGGTLTEGIFRVSADADEVSALKACLDKFEDGAILAASQDAHAPASLLKLWVRELYEPLIPDSFYTECVSMRHDDAQVSASSVAAIVDRLPDLNRRVLCHLIRFLQIFARPEVVARTKMDANNLAMVMAPNILRCTSQDPRVILENARKEMAFVRTLIESLDTAWVDDLH from the exons CCAACTGATTGCGACATTATCCCATTAGCAAAGCTTcag ACATTAAAACAGAACACAGAGCCGGCTGGTAGTAGCGGAGGTGATGTCCAAAAAAATGCAgaatcaagaaagaaagaatctgTGTCTACACAAACTCAGACACCTGTTAGTCGTTCGATGCGTTTCAATCATCAAGACAATCCTAATTTATCTGTTACACTG cAAGTGGGTAATGCTAGTAAATCTCGAACATCTGGTATCGGTGTGGATATGCAGACATCTCCACCATCTCCGTCTCCTTCTTCGAGAcgacatcatcatcatcaccatcatcatcacaaTAATCGACATCATAGACATCACGAAGTACCAGCGACTAGACGACAACATAATCATTCGCAAGATTCTGGTCGATCCAGTGATAGTTCTGTCTCCCATAGTCGTACGTCTTTAGAATCAACAGGATATCGATTGTTAGACTCACcgcatcgtcatcatcatcgttctACGGTTCAACCTCCACCAGCACACGCCCAGTCTTCACCTAGACAGCATAGCGGCACATTAGAAGGTAGATGTCACAAAAGTGGAACTCTTGAAAGCGTTAAAAATCAGAAATCTATACCATTGGGTGAACCACCACCATTGGGATTGTCTCTCTCGACTAGTACACCtcttttcaagaaaaagaCTTTCCCAGATCCACAGCGCGAGGGTAGAATAGGAAATTTGGATcttgaaaagaacaaaaatg gTAAAGAAAGTAGTAGGGGTTCCTACGGTCCTGAACCAAGTACATCTCCATATAGAGATTCTTTAATGGAATCAAGAGTATTTAGGCAAGAAATGCCACCTTATCGTCCGCCAGAAGTTCAAATAAGTCATAGTTATAAATCGCAAGGTGAAAAGTATGGTTCGTTGGTAGAAAGTGGTAATCGTTTCCTTAGGGAAAGAGATTGGGAAATgcatcaaagagaaagagttaatAGTTTGGACAAATCCAATACTTCTGCCTTTTATCCAAGTTCCATGCATCCACGGAATATGAATAAGCAAGATACTACAGGTAGTATAGGTAAAAGACATTATGGATGTTCCGCGTCATTGTCAGAAGCAAATGTTCGTGATATGTATGGGGCAATGTTAGCAGAGAGAAACGATCCATCCAAGAGTCTAGTACGAGGTACAGGAATTATTGGTAACGTAGCTAAGCAAAGAAGTATGGAAGTatccgagagagaaagagaacgggaTCGTgacagagagaaggaatatAGAAGGAATACAGCGTGCAATAATTCGCTCGACT GTACGTCGCAGCCTCTGGCTCGTAGTTATAGTTTCGTGCAACAGCAAAAGTTGCAACAAttacatcaacaacaacagcaacagcagcaacaacaacaacaacagcagcaacaacaacagcaacagcaacagcaaagtagaagaagagatagagatgagGATGCGATGCATGAGCGTTATTTGATAAGTCAAAGTCACGAACAATCTAGGCAGCGACTTAGTAGTAACACAAGTAGTAGCAACAGTAGCAACAGCAGTAGTAATAGTGCCGTAGGAGAAGATATAGAAGGTCATTTGGATACGGAGgatagtaagaaaaaaagaagtaatggTAATCCAAGTCCACCGTTGTCTCCTTTCTATGGAAATCTTTTATCGGATGCCGATCATTTGTTACCACTTCAACATTATATTCTTCAGCAAGCTAAGCTATCag gTTGTTACAAGTTTGGTGATCCATTATTAGTAGAAGAGGGTGATGATTCTTTAGACGAAGAAGGTGGTCGAAGCGGAGGTATCGGAGGAAGAGTCGACGATGATTCTGATGATCAATTTGCCGATGACGAGGCAGCAAGTAATCAGGGTGACTCGTCTAGCCAAGAATATCTCGAAGATCATTATGCcg atcTAGGTAACTACGATACTGCTGGTTTAGCAACCTATTATAATACAGCCGACACATTGACAAGGCCGCAACCATCTCCACCAGCTTCGCCGACTATAGTGACTCAACCAGAGACACAAGATACTGTCGTTCCCTGTGTAAGACGAGTATCATTACCATCATCCACCTTAACTTCTACGCCAAGTGGGATCACTGGAAACGATAATACAGATTTAGATGAAGCACGTCGTGACGATAGTACCAGTGGTGGtgacattgaaaaatatgctCAAGACAATCTTAATTTGAATTGTGGAAGACCGAAAGGATTGAGATTATTGTTCCGAAAGAAATTCAGTGTCCGTGATATTCTCAGTTGGTCAAAGGATCCAATACCCCAGCCTATGTTGGTTGTCGTAGATggtgaaaaattattgaaaagagAGGCTTGCAATTTGTTTCGATTGGTTCAGGTATATATGGGTGATCGTAAAGCAAACGTCGGTATGACATTAGACGGAGTTGCTATGGACATAGTAAATACAGCATTTTCTAAGCCACCTTTACGCGATGAATTATACGTTCAAATCTGTAGACAGACTACAGAAAATCCACGAAAAGAAAGTCTTCGTAGAGGTTGGGAACTTATGGCCGTTTGTTTAGCATTTGTACCACCTAGCTCTACATTTGAACCTTACCTCGAAGGATACATGAATAGGCACCGTGATCCAAACTTCCAATTTCCAGAGGTTGCCAAGTGGCCAATTCATGTACAGGTTAGTCATTATGCAACTGTTGCCTGTAAACGTCTTCAACGAATTGGTGCTCATGGTAAACGACAGCCACGTAAAGCTACCATAGAAGATATCGATCAAGCTAGg ATCCAAATTTTCCGTGCGTCGATGTTCGGTGCAACATTATCCGAAGTAATGGCTTTGCAAAGAGATCGTTTCCCTCTTCGAGAATTACCATGGATACAAACGACCTTAACTAGACAAGTATTGGTACGTGGTGGTACATTAACGGAAGGTATATTCCGAGTATCAGCCGATGCCGACGAAGTTAGTGCTTTGAAAGCCTGCTTAGATAAATTTGAGGATGGTGCGATATTGGCAGCGTCCCAAGATGCACATGCTCCTGCTTCCTTATTAAAGTTATGGGTACGAGAATTGTACGAGCCTTTGATACCTGACTCCTTTTATACGGAGTGCGTATCGATGCGTCACGACGATGCACAAGTTTCAGCAAGTAGCGTAGCCGCTATCGTCGATAGATTGCCTGATCTCAATCGACGCGTTTTGTGTCATCTAATACGATTCTTACAG atatttgCCAGGCCCGAAGTAGTAGCACGTACCAAAATGGATGCAAATAATCTTGCAATGGTAATGGCACCAAACATTTTACGGTGCACATCACAAGATCCTCGtgttatattagaaaatgcaCGAAAGGAAATGGCTTTTGTTCGTACTCTGATCGAGTCGTTAGACACTGCTTGGGTCGATGATCTTCACTGA
- the LOC124953586 gene encoding uncharacterized protein DDB_G0283357 isoform X2 — protein sequence MASDGRMEWVEIIEPRTKEHMYANLTTGECVWDPPPGVPVKKTDNNQWWELFDQNTSRFYYYNATSQKTVWHRPTDCDIIPLAKLQTLKQNTEPAGSSGGDVQKNAESRKKESVSTQTQTPVSRSMRFNHQDNPNLSVTLQVGNASKSRTSGIGVDMQTSPPSPSPSSRRHHHHHHHHHNNRHHRHHEVPATRRQHNHSQDSGRSSDSSVSHSRTSLESTGYRLLDSPHRHHHRSTVQPPPAHAQSSPRQHSGTLEGRCHKSGTLESVKNQKSIPLGEPPPLGLSLSTSTPLFKKKTFPDPQREGRIGNLDLEKNKNGKESSRGSYGPEPSTSPYRDSLMESRVFRQEMPPYRPPEVQISHSYKSQGEKYGSLVESGNRFLRERDWEMHQRERVNSLDKSNTSAFYPSSMHPRNMNKQDTTGSIAERNDPSKSLVRGTGIIGNVAKQRSMEVSERERERDRDREKEYRRNTACNNSLDCTSQPLARSYSFVQQQKLQQLHQQQQQQQQQQQQQQQQQQQQQQQSRRRDRDEDAMHERYLISQSHEQSRQRLSSNTSSSNSSNSSSNSAVGEDIEGHLDTEDSKKKRSNGNPSPPLSPFYGNLLSDADHLLPLQHYILQQAKLSGCYKFGDPLLVEEGDDSLDEEGGRSGGIGGRVDDDSDDQFADDEAASNQGDSSSQEYLEDHYADLGNYDTAGLATYYNTADTLTRPQPSPPASPTIVTQPETQDTVVPCVRRVSLPSSTLTSTPSGITGNDNTDLDEARRDDSTSGGDIEKYAQDNLNLNCGRPKGLRLLFRKKFSVRDILSWSKDPIPQPMLVVVDGEKLLKREACNLFRLVQVYMGDRKANVGMTLDGVAMDIVNTAFSKPPLRDELYVQICRQTTENPRKESLRRGWELMAVCLAFVPPSSTFEPYLEGYMNRHRDPNFQFPEVAKWPIHVQVSHYATVACKRLQRIGAHGKRQPRKATIEDIDQARIQIFRASMFGATLSEVMALQRDRFPLRELPWIQTTLTRQVLVRGGTLTEGIFRVSADADEVSALKACLDKFEDGAILAASQDAHAPASLLKLWVRELYEPLIPDSFYTECVSMRHDDAQVSASSVAAIVDRLPDLNRRVLCHLIRFLQIFARPEVVARTKMDANNLAMVMAPNILRCTSQDPRVILENARKEMAFVRTLIESLDTAWVDDLH from the exons CCAACTGATTGCGACATTATCCCATTAGCAAAGCTTcag ACATTAAAACAGAACACAGAGCCGGCTGGTAGTAGCGGAGGTGATGTCCAAAAAAATGCAgaatcaagaaagaaagaatctgTGTCTACACAAACTCAGACACCTGTTAGTCGTTCGATGCGTTTCAATCATCAAGACAATCCTAATTTATCTGTTACACTG cAAGTGGGTAATGCTAGTAAATCTCGAACATCTGGTATCGGTGTGGATATGCAGACATCTCCACCATCTCCGTCTCCTTCTTCGAGAcgacatcatcatcatcaccatcatcatcacaaTAATCGACATCATAGACATCACGAAGTACCAGCGACTAGACGACAACATAATCATTCGCAAGATTCTGGTCGATCCAGTGATAGTTCTGTCTCCCATAGTCGTACGTCTTTAGAATCAACAGGATATCGATTGTTAGACTCACcgcatcgtcatcatcatcgttctACGGTTCAACCTCCACCAGCACACGCCCAGTCTTCACCTAGACAGCATAGCGGCACATTAGAAGGTAGATGTCACAAAAGTGGAACTCTTGAAAGCGTTAAAAATCAGAAATCTATACCATTGGGTGAACCACCACCATTGGGATTGTCTCTCTCGACTAGTACACCtcttttcaagaaaaagaCTTTCCCAGATCCACAGCGCGAGGGTAGAATAGGAAATTTGGATcttgaaaagaacaaaaatg gTAAAGAAAGTAGTAGGGGTTCCTACGGTCCTGAACCAAGTACATCTCCATATAGAGATTCTTTAATGGAATCAAGAGTATTTAGGCAAGAAATGCCACCTTATCGTCCGCCAGAAGTTCAAATAAGTCATAGTTATAAATCGCAAGGTGAAAAGTATGGTTCGTTGGTAGAAAGTGGTAATCGTTTCCTTAGGGAAAGAGATTGGGAAATgcatcaaagagaaagagttaatAGTTTGGACAAATCCAATACTTCTGCCTTTTATCCAAGTTCCATGCATCCACGGAATATGAATAAGCAAGATACTACAGGTAGTATAG CAGAGAGAAACGATCCATCCAAGAGTCTAGTACGAGGTACAGGAATTATTGGTAACGTAGCTAAGCAAAGAAGTATGGAAGTatccgagagagaaagagaacgggaTCGTgacagagagaaggaatatAGAAGGAATACAGCGTGCAATAATTCGCTCGACT GTACGTCGCAGCCTCTGGCTCGTAGTTATAGTTTCGTGCAACAGCAAAAGTTGCAACAAttacatcaacaacaacagcaacagcagcaacaacaacaacaacagcagcaacaacaacagcaacagcaacagcaaagtagaagaagagatagagatgagGATGCGATGCATGAGCGTTATTTGATAAGTCAAAGTCACGAACAATCTAGGCAGCGACTTAGTAGTAACACAAGTAGTAGCAACAGTAGCAACAGCAGTAGTAATAGTGCCGTAGGAGAAGATATAGAAGGTCATTTGGATACGGAGgatagtaagaaaaaaagaagtaatggTAATCCAAGTCCACCGTTGTCTCCTTTCTATGGAAATCTTTTATCGGATGCCGATCATTTGTTACCACTTCAACATTATATTCTTCAGCAAGCTAAGCTATCag gTTGTTACAAGTTTGGTGATCCATTATTAGTAGAAGAGGGTGATGATTCTTTAGACGAAGAAGGTGGTCGAAGCGGAGGTATCGGAGGAAGAGTCGACGATGATTCTGATGATCAATTTGCCGATGACGAGGCAGCAAGTAATCAGGGTGACTCGTCTAGCCAAGAATATCTCGAAGATCATTATGCcg atcTAGGTAACTACGATACTGCTGGTTTAGCAACCTATTATAATACAGCCGACACATTGACAAGGCCGCAACCATCTCCACCAGCTTCGCCGACTATAGTGACTCAACCAGAGACACAAGATACTGTCGTTCCCTGTGTAAGACGAGTATCATTACCATCATCCACCTTAACTTCTACGCCAAGTGGGATCACTGGAAACGATAATACAGATTTAGATGAAGCACGTCGTGACGATAGTACCAGTGGTGGtgacattgaaaaatatgctCAAGACAATCTTAATTTGAATTGTGGAAGACCGAAAGGATTGAGATTATTGTTCCGAAAGAAATTCAGTGTCCGTGATATTCTCAGTTGGTCAAAGGATCCAATACCCCAGCCTATGTTGGTTGTCGTAGATggtgaaaaattattgaaaagagAGGCTTGCAATTTGTTTCGATTGGTTCAGGTATATATGGGTGATCGTAAAGCAAACGTCGGTATGACATTAGACGGAGTTGCTATGGACATAGTAAATACAGCATTTTCTAAGCCACCTTTACGCGATGAATTATACGTTCAAATCTGTAGACAGACTACAGAAAATCCACGAAAAGAAAGTCTTCGTAGAGGTTGGGAACTTATGGCCGTTTGTTTAGCATTTGTACCACCTAGCTCTACATTTGAACCTTACCTCGAAGGATACATGAATAGGCACCGTGATCCAAACTTCCAATTTCCAGAGGTTGCCAAGTGGCCAATTCATGTACAGGTTAGTCATTATGCAACTGTTGCCTGTAAACGTCTTCAACGAATTGGTGCTCATGGTAAACGACAGCCACGTAAAGCTACCATAGAAGATATCGATCAAGCTAGg ATCCAAATTTTCCGTGCGTCGATGTTCGGTGCAACATTATCCGAAGTAATGGCTTTGCAAAGAGATCGTTTCCCTCTTCGAGAATTACCATGGATACAAACGACCTTAACTAGACAAGTATTGGTACGTGGTGGTACATTAACGGAAGGTATATTCCGAGTATCAGCCGATGCCGACGAAGTTAGTGCTTTGAAAGCCTGCTTAGATAAATTTGAGGATGGTGCGATATTGGCAGCGTCCCAAGATGCACATGCTCCTGCTTCCTTATTAAAGTTATGGGTACGAGAATTGTACGAGCCTTTGATACCTGACTCCTTTTATACGGAGTGCGTATCGATGCGTCACGACGATGCACAAGTTTCAGCAAGTAGCGTAGCCGCTATCGTCGATAGATTGCCTGATCTCAATCGACGCGTTTTGTGTCATCTAATACGATTCTTACAG atatttgCCAGGCCCGAAGTAGTAGCACGTACCAAAATGGATGCAAATAATCTTGCAATGGTAATGGCACCAAACATTTTACGGTGCACATCACAAGATCCTCGtgttatattagaaaatgcaCGAAAGGAAATGGCTTTTGTTCGTACTCTGATCGAGTCGTTAGACACTGCTTGGGTCGATGATCTTCACTGA
- the LOC124953586 gene encoding uncharacterized protein LOC124953586 isoform X3, which produces MASDGRMEWVEIIEPRTKEHMYANLTTGECVWDPPPGVPVKKTDNNQWWELFDQNTSRFYYYNATSQKTVWHRPTDCDIIPLAKLQTLKQNTEPAGSSGGDVQKNAESRKKESVSTQTQTPVSRSMRFNHQDNPNLSVTLQVGNASKSRTSGIGVDMQTSPPSPSPSSRRHHHHHHHHHNNRHHRHHEVPATRRQHNHSQDSGRSSDSSVSHSRTSLESTGYRLLDSPHRHHHRSTVQPPPAHAQSSPRQHSGTLEGRCHKSGTLESVKNQKSIPLGEPPPLGLSLSTSTPLFKKKTFPDPQREGRIGNLDLEKNKNGKESSRGSYGPEPSTSPYRDSLMESRVFRQEMPPYRPPEVQISHSYKSQGEKYGSLVESGNRFLRERDWEMHQRERVNSLDKSNTSAFYPSSMHPRNMNKQDTTAERNDPSKSLVRGTGIIGNVAKQRSMEVSERERERDRDREKEYRRNTACNNSLDCTSQPLARSYSFVQQQKLQQLHQQQQQQQQQQQQQQQQQQQQQQQSRRRDRDEDAMHERYLISQSHEQSRQRLSSNTSSSNSSNSSSNSAVGEDIEGHLDTEDSKKKRSNGNPSPPLSPFYGNLLSDADHLLPLQHYILQQAKLSGCYKFGDPLLVEEGDDSLDEEGGRSGGIGGRVDDDSDDQFADDEAASNQGDSSSQEYLEDHYADLGNYDTAGLATYYNTADTLTRPQPSPPASPTIVTQPETQDTVVPCVRRVSLPSSTLTSTPSGITGNDNTDLDEARRDDSTSGGDIEKYAQDNLNLNCGRPKGLRLLFRKKFSVRDILSWSKDPIPQPMLVVVDGEKLLKREACNLFRLVQVYMGDRKANVGMTLDGVAMDIVNTAFSKPPLRDELYVQICRQTTENPRKESLRRGWELMAVCLAFVPPSSTFEPYLEGYMNRHRDPNFQFPEVAKWPIHVQVSHYATVACKRLQRIGAHGKRQPRKATIEDIDQARIQIFRASMFGATLSEVMALQRDRFPLRELPWIQTTLTRQVLVRGGTLTEGIFRVSADADEVSALKACLDKFEDGAILAASQDAHAPASLLKLWVRELYEPLIPDSFYTECVSMRHDDAQVSASSVAAIVDRLPDLNRRVLCHLIRFLQIFARPEVVARTKMDANNLAMVMAPNILRCTSQDPRVILENARKEMAFVRTLIESLDTAWVDDLH; this is translated from the exons CCAACTGATTGCGACATTATCCCATTAGCAAAGCTTcag ACATTAAAACAGAACACAGAGCCGGCTGGTAGTAGCGGAGGTGATGTCCAAAAAAATGCAgaatcaagaaagaaagaatctgTGTCTACACAAACTCAGACACCTGTTAGTCGTTCGATGCGTTTCAATCATCAAGACAATCCTAATTTATCTGTTACACTG cAAGTGGGTAATGCTAGTAAATCTCGAACATCTGGTATCGGTGTGGATATGCAGACATCTCCACCATCTCCGTCTCCTTCTTCGAGAcgacatcatcatcatcaccatcatcatcacaaTAATCGACATCATAGACATCACGAAGTACCAGCGACTAGACGACAACATAATCATTCGCAAGATTCTGGTCGATCCAGTGATAGTTCTGTCTCCCATAGTCGTACGTCTTTAGAATCAACAGGATATCGATTGTTAGACTCACcgcatcgtcatcatcatcgttctACGGTTCAACCTCCACCAGCACACGCCCAGTCTTCACCTAGACAGCATAGCGGCACATTAGAAGGTAGATGTCACAAAAGTGGAACTCTTGAAAGCGTTAAAAATCAGAAATCTATACCATTGGGTGAACCACCACCATTGGGATTGTCTCTCTCGACTAGTACACCtcttttcaagaaaaagaCTTTCCCAGATCCACAGCGCGAGGGTAGAATAGGAAATTTGGATcttgaaaagaacaaaaatg gTAAAGAAAGTAGTAGGGGTTCCTACGGTCCTGAACCAAGTACATCTCCATATAGAGATTCTTTAATGGAATCAAGAGTATTTAGGCAAGAAATGCCACCTTATCGTCCGCCAGAAGTTCAAATAAGTCATAGTTATAAATCGCAAGGTGAAAAGTATGGTTCGTTGGTAGAAAGTGGTAATCGTTTCCTTAGGGAAAGAGATTGGGAAATgcatcaaagagaaagagttaatAGTTTGGACAAATCCAATACTTCTGCCTTTTATCCAAGTTCCATGCATCCACGGAATATGAATAAGCAAGATACTACAG CAGAGAGAAACGATCCATCCAAGAGTCTAGTACGAGGTACAGGAATTATTGGTAACGTAGCTAAGCAAAGAAGTATGGAAGTatccgagagagaaagagaacgggaTCGTgacagagagaaggaatatAGAAGGAATACAGCGTGCAATAATTCGCTCGACT GTACGTCGCAGCCTCTGGCTCGTAGTTATAGTTTCGTGCAACAGCAAAAGTTGCAACAAttacatcaacaacaacagcaacagcagcaacaacaacaacaacagcagcaacaacaacagcaacagcaacagcaaagtagaagaagagatagagatgagGATGCGATGCATGAGCGTTATTTGATAAGTCAAAGTCACGAACAATCTAGGCAGCGACTTAGTAGTAACACAAGTAGTAGCAACAGTAGCAACAGCAGTAGTAATAGTGCCGTAGGAGAAGATATAGAAGGTCATTTGGATACGGAGgatagtaagaaaaaaagaagtaatggTAATCCAAGTCCACCGTTGTCTCCTTTCTATGGAAATCTTTTATCGGATGCCGATCATTTGTTACCACTTCAACATTATATTCTTCAGCAAGCTAAGCTATCag gTTGTTACAAGTTTGGTGATCCATTATTAGTAGAAGAGGGTGATGATTCTTTAGACGAAGAAGGTGGTCGAAGCGGAGGTATCGGAGGAAGAGTCGACGATGATTCTGATGATCAATTTGCCGATGACGAGGCAGCAAGTAATCAGGGTGACTCGTCTAGCCAAGAATATCTCGAAGATCATTATGCcg atcTAGGTAACTACGATACTGCTGGTTTAGCAACCTATTATAATACAGCCGACACATTGACAAGGCCGCAACCATCTCCACCAGCTTCGCCGACTATAGTGACTCAACCAGAGACACAAGATACTGTCGTTCCCTGTGTAAGACGAGTATCATTACCATCATCCACCTTAACTTCTACGCCAAGTGGGATCACTGGAAACGATAATACAGATTTAGATGAAGCACGTCGTGACGATAGTACCAGTGGTGGtgacattgaaaaatatgctCAAGACAATCTTAATTTGAATTGTGGAAGACCGAAAGGATTGAGATTATTGTTCCGAAAGAAATTCAGTGTCCGTGATATTCTCAGTTGGTCAAAGGATCCAATACCCCAGCCTATGTTGGTTGTCGTAGATggtgaaaaattattgaaaagagAGGCTTGCAATTTGTTTCGATTGGTTCAGGTATATATGGGTGATCGTAAAGCAAACGTCGGTATGACATTAGACGGAGTTGCTATGGACATAGTAAATACAGCATTTTCTAAGCCACCTTTACGCGATGAATTATACGTTCAAATCTGTAGACAGACTACAGAAAATCCACGAAAAGAAAGTCTTCGTAGAGGTTGGGAACTTATGGCCGTTTGTTTAGCATTTGTACCACCTAGCTCTACATTTGAACCTTACCTCGAAGGATACATGAATAGGCACCGTGATCCAAACTTCCAATTTCCAGAGGTTGCCAAGTGGCCAATTCATGTACAGGTTAGTCATTATGCAACTGTTGCCTGTAAACGTCTTCAACGAATTGGTGCTCATGGTAAACGACAGCCACGTAAAGCTACCATAGAAGATATCGATCAAGCTAGg ATCCAAATTTTCCGTGCGTCGATGTTCGGTGCAACATTATCCGAAGTAATGGCTTTGCAAAGAGATCGTTTCCCTCTTCGAGAATTACCATGGATACAAACGACCTTAACTAGACAAGTATTGGTACGTGGTGGTACATTAACGGAAGGTATATTCCGAGTATCAGCCGATGCCGACGAAGTTAGTGCTTTGAAAGCCTGCTTAGATAAATTTGAGGATGGTGCGATATTGGCAGCGTCCCAAGATGCACATGCTCCTGCTTCCTTATTAAAGTTATGGGTACGAGAATTGTACGAGCCTTTGATACCTGACTCCTTTTATACGGAGTGCGTATCGATGCGTCACGACGATGCACAAGTTTCAGCAAGTAGCGTAGCCGCTATCGTCGATAGATTGCCTGATCTCAATCGACGCGTTTTGTGTCATCTAATACGATTCTTACAG atatttgCCAGGCCCGAAGTAGTAGCACGTACCAAAATGGATGCAAATAATCTTGCAATGGTAATGGCACCAAACATTTTACGGTGCACATCACAAGATCCTCGtgttatattagaaaatgcaCGAAAGGAAATGGCTTTTGTTCGTACTCTGATCGAGTCGTTAGACACTGCTTGGGTCGATGATCTTCACTGA